Proteins found in one Canis lupus baileyi chromosome 26, mCanLup2.hap1, whole genome shotgun sequence genomic segment:
- the LOC140618529 gene encoding WAP four-disulfide core domain protein 6A-like, producing the protein MWLLLQGSQSSEAGATEEQFLILVPSARPVALNMGLLGLLSVLALFILLGGVRKPELVEGLLAIKCPRTRIPCRYREIDQCSRSKSCPEKMTCCNFNCSKKCLDLKEDICTLPMNVGLCLALIPRWWYNKEYKRCYRFNYGGCSGNNNNFQSEAVCRAICPEI; encoded by the exons ATGTGGCTTTTGCTCCAGGGAAGCCAAAGTTCAGAAGCAGGAGCTACTGAGGAGCAGTTCTTAATTTTGGTGCCATCAGCCAGGCCAGTAGCTCTTAACATGGGGCTTTTGGGACTTCTGTCAGTCCTAGCACTCTTCATCCTCTTGGGGGGAGTCCGGAAACCTGAGCTGGTTGAGGGGTTACTTGCCA TCAAGTGTCCCCGTACCAGAATACCATGCCGTTACAGAGAAATCGACCAATGCTCGAGGAGTAAAAGCTGCCCTGAGAAGATGACTTGCTGCAATTTTAACTGTTCAAAGAAATGTTTAGACCTCAAGGAAG ACATATGCACTTTGCCAATGAATGTGGGCCTCTGCCTGGCCCTCATTCCACGCTGGTGGTACAATAAGGAATACAAACGCTGCTACAGATTCAACTATGGTGGTTGCAGTGGGAACAATAACAACTTCCAATCTGAAGCTGTCTGCAGGGCCATCTGCCCAGAAATAT AG
- the LOC140617794 gene encoding peptidyl-prolyl cis-trans isomerase A-like: MSVDGEPLVSFQLFADKVPKTAENFCALSTGEKGFSYKVSCSHRIILGFMCQGGDVTCHNGTGGKSIYGEKFDDENFILKHMVLIEWLDSKHMVFGKVKEIMNIVEAMEHFESKNGKSSKTRPPSEESTSSPPSS; the protein is encoded by the exons ATGTCTGTGGATGGCGAGCCCTTGGTCTCCTTCCAGCTGTTTGCAGACAAGGTTCCAAAGACAGCAGAGAATTTCTGTGCTCTGAGCACTGGGGAGAAAGGATTTAGTTATAAAGTTTCCTGCTCTCACAGGATTATTCTGGGATTTATGTGCCAGGGTGGTGATGTCACCTGCCATAATGGCACTGGTGGCAAGTCCATCTATGGGGAGAAATTTGATGATGAGAATTTCATCCTGAAGCACATGGTCCTG ATTGAGTGGTTGGATAGCAAGCATATGGTCTTTGGCAAGGTCAAAGAGATCATGAATATTGTGGAAGCCATGGAGCACTTTGAGTCCAAGAACGGCAAGTCCAGCAAGACCAGACCACCTTCTGAAGAGAGCACCTCCTCACCCCCATCTTCTTGA